The proteins below come from a single Prolixibacter sp. NT017 genomic window:
- a CDS encoding 3-hydroxyacyl-CoA dehydrogenase family protein: protein MAEIQVEPIELYGLSQKQQIKTLFSKIGIVGCGSVGQNIARIASVYGIEVVFIELSEEKIREAYDQMSKVLDQRINNWGMTQGEKKAIMARIKGTLDYKELADCDFVIEAIRSQSHEERKVDERKEVFRRIEEVVSPECIIGTNSTTIIITELSSELKYRERCVSLHFFVQSPEARVCEVVKGLYTSEDVYEKVKKFVTMVNRLVIPVEEAAGLISIRLFSSLLNEACEVLMEGVGELPDIDKVMKIGFGMRFGPFELADILGLDKMVRWMDNLYSEFGRTKYKPSPILKRLVRAKRMGREVGAGFYTYDEDGNIIDNGHFKTFNV, encoded by the coding sequence ATGGCAGAAATTCAGGTCGAGCCCATTGAACTTTATGGACTCAGTCAAAAACAGCAGATTAAGACACTGTTTTCGAAAATTGGAATTGTTGGATGCGGCAGTGTAGGGCAGAACATTGCCCGGATTGCCAGTGTGTACGGCATTGAAGTAGTTTTCATCGAGCTTTCGGAAGAAAAGATTCGGGAAGCGTATGATCAGATGAGCAAGGTGCTCGATCAGCGTATCAATAACTGGGGGATGACCCAAGGCGAGAAGAAGGCAATCATGGCTCGCATCAAGGGAACCCTGGATTACAAAGAATTGGCTGATTGTGACTTTGTCATCGAAGCGATTCGTTCTCAGTCTCATGAGGAACGTAAAGTGGATGAGCGCAAAGAAGTTTTCCGTCGTATCGAGGAAGTGGTGAGTCCGGAGTGTATCATTGGTACCAACTCGACGACCATTATTATTACCGAGCTTTCCTCGGAACTGAAATACCGCGAGCGTTGTGTGAGTCTGCACTTCTTTGTGCAGTCGCCTGAAGCCCGTGTATGTGAGGTGGTAAAAGGGTTATACACGTCGGAAGATGTGTATGAGAAAGTGAAGAAGTTTGTTACAATGGTGAATCGACTGGTGATTCCGGTAGAAGAAGCTGCCGGCTTGATTTCGATTCGTCTCTTTTCATCGTTGCTGAACGAAGCTTGCGAGGTACTGATGGAAGGCGTCGGAGAACTTCCCGACATTGACAAGGTGATGAAAATTGGTTTTGGAATGCGGTTCGGTCCGTTCGAACTGGCCGATATTCTCGGACTGGATAAGATGGTTCGCTGGATGGACAACCTGTACAGCGAATTTGGCAGGACCAAATACAAACCTTCTCCCATTTTGAAACGATTGGTCCGTGCCAAGCGCATGGGCCGTGAGGTCGGTGCAGGATTCTATACCTACGACGAGGATGGGAATATTATCGATAACGGGCATTTCAAAACATTCAATGTTTAA
- a CDS encoding DEAD/DEAH box helicase encodes MTFKELEIIEPILKALAAEGYSKPTPIQEQSIPILLKGRDLLGCAQTGTGKTAAFAIPILQHLYQKRKQHNGQRKIKALIVTPTRELAIQIAESFSTYGRYTGIRNAVIFGGVKQGPQVQTLKRGVDILVATPGRLLDLMNQGFISLKDIEYSVLDEADQMLDMGFIHDIKKIIAQLPAKRQSLFFSATMPPDIVKLSNKLLGNPQKVTIRPKQTTAEKVEQSVYFVNKQGKPKLLVHLLKNEPVDSALIFTRTKHGADKIVRLLGKAGIDAGAIHGNKSQGQRQRALGSFKSGQMGVLVATDIAARGIDVEELSLVINYDLPNIPETYVHRIGRTGRASASGMAMSFCDTEEKAYLRDIQKLIAQQIPVVAEHPYLSEEGEAPAIQPAKSQRSFQRQRQTNRNNNEGRNDRPKRKRVYSQKRNS; translated from the coding sequence ATGACATTTAAAGAATTAGAGATTATTGAACCTATCCTGAAAGCGCTTGCTGCTGAGGGATATTCGAAACCCACCCCGATTCAGGAACAATCCATCCCCATTTTATTGAAAGGAAGAGACCTGCTCGGTTGTGCACAGACCGGCACCGGCAAAACTGCCGCTTTCGCCATTCCCATCCTGCAGCATCTATATCAAAAAAGGAAACAACATAACGGACAGCGCAAAATTAAAGCGCTCATTGTTACTCCCACGCGGGAACTTGCCATTCAGATTGCAGAAAGCTTTTCGACATATGGCCGATATACCGGTATCCGGAATGCAGTCATTTTTGGCGGCGTAAAACAAGGCCCGCAGGTTCAAACGCTCAAAAGAGGCGTCGATATTTTGGTCGCCACGCCCGGTCGGTTGCTCGACCTGATGAACCAGGGATTTATTTCCTTAAAAGATATTGAATACTCGGTGCTGGATGAGGCCGACCAAATGCTGGACATGGGCTTCATCCACGATATTAAAAAGATTATTGCTCAATTGCCGGCGAAACGGCAGTCGCTGTTCTTCTCGGCCACCATGCCACCGGATATTGTCAAGTTGTCGAACAAACTGCTGGGCAATCCGCAGAAGGTCACTATTCGGCCCAAACAAACTACGGCCGAAAAGGTAGAACAGTCGGTATACTTCGTCAACAAACAGGGCAAACCCAAATTGCTGGTGCACCTGCTCAAAAATGAACCGGTTGACTCGGCCCTGATTTTTACCCGAACCAAACACGGAGCGGATAAGATTGTCAGGTTACTGGGGAAAGCAGGCATTGATGCAGGAGCCATTCACGGGAATAAATCACAGGGTCAGCGTCAACGGGCGCTGGGGAGTTTCAAAAGCGGCCAGATGGGCGTTTTGGTGGCGACCGACATTGCCGCCCGCGGCATCGATGTGGAAGAATTATCGCTGGTTATCAATTACGACCTGCCGAACATTCCCGAAACCTACGTTCACCGCATTGGCCGGACCGGACGGGCCAGCGCCAGTGGTATGGCCATGTCGTTTTGCGATACCGAAGAGAAAGCGTACCTGCGCGACATTCAGAAACTGATTGCACAGCAAATTCCGGTGGTAGCAGAACATCCGTATTTGAGTGAGGAAGGCGAAGCGCCGGCCATACAACCGGCCAAATCGCAACGCTCGTTTCAGCGCCAGCGGCAAACCAACCGGAACAACAACGAAGGAAGAAACGACCGCCCCAAACGGAAACGGGTTTATTCGCAGAAAAGAAATTCGTAA
- a CDS encoding FAD-binding and (Fe-S)-binding domain-containing protein: MSSTEPFESLARELEGELFTDQVHRVIYATDASSYREKPIAVTIPKNKSDISRILKYARENQLSVIPRAAGTSLAGQVVGSGIVMDISKHMDRILEFNQDEKWVRVEPGVNLAELNLYLKPYGLQFGPETSTANRCRIGGMLGNNSCGLHSLIYGSVRDHILEVEAFLADGSEVTFGPLSKEEFEAKCAGNPEKLETKIYLQLKEMLEKEDTRRKIEEVYPEKSVTRRNMGYAIDILMDTDPFIGNGVPFNIAKLLAGSEGTLAFSTSIKLNLIPLPPKVKGVIAAHFSSLEDAFRGNIVALKHQPGAIEMMDDIIIECTKENIEQRKNRFFLQGEPKAVLVIEFARETKEEIEAIHKALVKDMEDAGYGYHFPLIFGDEQIQRVWNLRTAGLGLLSNIPGDRKSTTVIEDTAVSPDKLPEYMAEFQQVLDGHGLQCVFYAHIATGEIHLRPLLNLKDKNDQELYSTLAQDVAELVKKYRGSLSGEHGDGRLRGSFIPFMFGDEIYGLFKELKKTWDPWNILNPGKITDVPPITQNLRYNLNNHYPEVETVSDFSSTKGFLRAVEKCNGSGDCRKSEVVGGTMCPTFMATRDEDKSTRGRANILREFLHHSENDKPLDHPEIYQVLDLCISCKACKAECPSNVDMAKFKAEFLQYYYDEHGAPLRSKLIAWLPRMSGLASAVAPLANWNMNMGLTKRLIGFHPKRSMPAFTSKTLKGWANKNRQPEGSKGKVYLFADEFTNYQESDIGIKTILLLTKLGYSVEIPKHRESGRTFLSKGFMRESKKIANDNVRMLKDKISVKTPMIGIEPSTILTFRDEYPELVEESLREAAVSLGENALLFEEFFVREMEKGNITAEQFTTAQRDIKLHGHCQQKAVASTTPTKQMLSLPPNYQVSEIKSGCCGMAGSFGYEKEHYELSMQIGEMVLFPEVRKSAGETIISAPGTSCRHHIKDGTGRKAIHPIEVMYDALA; the protein is encoded by the coding sequence ATGTCAAGTACCGAACCATTCGAATCACTGGCCCGTGAATTGGAGGGCGAACTATTTACCGATCAGGTACATCGCGTCATATATGCAACCGATGCTTCCTCCTACCGGGAAAAGCCGATAGCTGTTACCATACCGAAGAATAAATCCGATATCAGTCGAATTTTGAAATACGCCCGGGAGAATCAGCTCTCTGTCATTCCCCGCGCTGCCGGAACATCTTTGGCCGGACAGGTCGTGGGCAGCGGCATCGTGATGGATATTTCAAAGCACATGGACCGCATCCTGGAATTTAACCAGGACGAAAAGTGGGTGCGTGTAGAACCGGGTGTTAACCTGGCGGAATTGAATCTCTATCTGAAACCTTACGGGTTGCAATTCGGACCGGAGACTTCAACGGCCAATCGCTGCCGTATCGGTGGTATGTTGGGCAATAACTCCTGCGGCCTCCACTCACTCATCTACGGAAGTGTGCGCGACCATATCCTGGAAGTGGAAGCCTTTTTAGCGGATGGTTCCGAAGTTACTTTCGGTCCGCTGAGCAAAGAAGAATTTGAAGCCAAGTGTGCCGGTAACCCTGAAAAACTGGAAACGAAGATCTACCTCCAGTTAAAAGAGATGTTGGAGAAAGAAGATACCCGCAGGAAAATAGAAGAAGTGTACCCGGAGAAGAGTGTGACCCGCCGAAACATGGGTTATGCCATCGATATTCTGATGGATACCGACCCGTTTATCGGTAACGGTGTACCATTTAATATAGCGAAACTGCTGGCCGGCTCCGAAGGAACACTAGCGTTCTCAACCTCTATCAAGCTGAATTTAATTCCGCTTCCACCGAAAGTAAAAGGCGTGATTGCCGCTCACTTTTCTTCACTGGAAGATGCTTTCCGCGGAAATATTGTAGCGCTGAAACACCAGCCGGGTGCCATCGAAATGATGGACGATATTATTATTGAGTGTACCAAAGAGAACATCGAGCAACGCAAGAATAGGTTCTTCCTGCAAGGCGAACCGAAAGCCGTGCTGGTAATTGAATTTGCGCGGGAAACCAAAGAAGAGATCGAAGCCATCCACAAGGCGCTTGTGAAAGATATGGAAGACGCCGGTTATGGTTATCACTTTCCACTCATCTTTGGTGACGAGCAGATTCAGCGGGTCTGGAACCTGCGTACGGCGGGTCTTGGATTGCTTTCCAATATTCCGGGCGACCGGAAAAGTACGACCGTCATTGAAGACACAGCGGTTAGTCCCGACAAACTACCTGAATACATGGCCGAGTTCCAGCAGGTGCTCGACGGTCACGGATTGCAATGCGTTTTCTATGCGCACATCGCTACCGGGGAAATCCATCTGCGTCCGTTGCTCAATTTAAAAGACAAAAACGATCAGGAGCTGTATTCCACACTGGCACAGGATGTAGCCGAATTGGTGAAGAAATACCGGGGTTCCCTTTCGGGAGAACATGGCGATGGCCGCCTGCGTGGTTCGTTCATCCCATTCATGTTCGGTGACGAAATTTACGGCTTGTTCAAGGAATTGAAGAAAACCTGGGACCCGTGGAATATTCTCAACCCGGGAAAAATTACGGATGTGCCGCCGATTACGCAGAACCTTCGGTATAACCTCAACAACCATTACCCGGAAGTGGAAACCGTGAGTGACTTCTCGTCGACGAAAGGCTTCCTGCGGGCAGTAGAGAAATGTAACGGTTCGGGTGATTGCCGTAAATCGGAAGTCGTAGGTGGAACCATGTGTCCAACGTTCATGGCTACCCGCGACGAAGACAAGTCAACGCGCGGACGCGCCAACATTCTGCGGGAATTCCTGCACCATTCCGAAAACGATAAGCCGCTCGACCATCCGGAGATATACCAGGTGCTCGATTTGTGTATCTCGTGTAAGGCCTGTAAAGCAGAATGTCCTTCCAACGTCGACATGGCGAAATTCAAAGCCGAATTCCTACAATATTATTATGACGAGCATGGAGCGCCGCTTCGCTCGAAACTGATCGCCTGGTTACCCCGTATGAGCGGTTTGGCCTCAGCGGTTGCGCCGCTGGCCAACTGGAACATGAACATGGGCCTCACCAAAAGGCTCATCGGTTTTCATCCGAAACGTTCGATGCCTGCCTTCACCAGCAAAACATTAAAGGGCTGGGCCAACAAAAACCGGCAACCGGAAGGCTCGAAAGGAAAAGTATATCTCTTCGCCGATGAATTCACCAATTACCAAGAATCGGACATCGGTATTAAAACTATTCTGTTGCTGACAAAACTGGGTTATTCAGTAGAGATTCCGAAACATCGTGAAAGCGGCCGGACGTTCCTGTCGAAAGGATTCATGCGTGAGTCAAAGAAAATTGCCAACGACAACGTGCGCATGCTGAAGGATAAGATTTCGGTGAAAACCCCAATGATTGGTATCGAGCCGTCGACTATCCTTACCTTCCGGGACGAATACCCCGAACTGGTAGAAGAGTCATTGCGCGAGGCTGCGGTTTCATTGGGAGAGAATGCCCTGTTATTCGAAGAGTTCTTCGTGCGTGAAATGGAAAAAGGCAACATCACGGCAGAGCAGTTTACCACGGCCCAGCGCGACATCAAACTGCACGGACACTGCCAGCAAAAAGCGGTGGCCTCAACCACGCCAACCAAGCAGATGCTTTCGCTGCCGCCCAATTACCAGGTGAGCGAAATCAAATCGGGGTGCTGCGGAATGGCCGGTTCATTCGGTTACGAAAAAGAACACTACGAGCTATCAATGCAGATTGGCGAAATGGTGCTCTTCCCGGAAGTACGGAAATCAGCCGGCGAAACCATCATCTCCGCTCCCGGAACCAGTTGCCGCCACCACATCAAAGACGGCACAGGCCGAAAAGCCATTCACCCTATCGAAGTCATGTACGACGCATTAGCATAA
- a CDS encoding patatin-like phospholipase family protein, with product MKKVRILSLDGGGIRGMIPATVLEYIENQYIEKSGNPNARLADLFDFIIGTSTGGILTCFYLTPNPEKGEDQPKTKYKASQALEFYSEKGYRIFNASKHYPWFGLRQLYNASKYTARNLESIFAEEFGELKMSELVKPCLVTTYDLAAKSSFFFSSREPEHKQREFYVKDVARSTSAAPTYFPSALIKNLVTGKEMVNIDGGVYANNPTMCGYAECRNSVFPQVTYPSADQMLILSIGTGGGQVDFPASEKSGNWGLLKWAKSMPDIMMDGSFDTVDYQMKRLFGSLAEEHQYNYKRVDVPQDKRNYAKDMADASPANIEALKEAGQEALKAAQKNHEQYSLDNFIDRLMANAPDETN from the coding sequence ATGAAAAAAGTGCGCATCCTATCGCTCGATGGCGGCGGTATCCGCGGCATGATTCCGGCTACGGTTCTGGAATACATCGAAAACCAATACATCGAAAAGAGCGGTAATCCGAATGCCCGCCTGGCCGACCTCTTCGATTTTATTATCGGGACCAGCACCGGGGGAATCCTCACCTGCTTTTACCTGACGCCCAATCCGGAAAAAGGAGAAGACCAGCCGAAGACCAAATACAAGGCGTCACAGGCTCTGGAGTTTTATTCCGAAAAAGGCTATCGCATCTTCAATGCCTCCAAACACTATCCGTGGTTTGGTTTGCGTCAGTTGTACAACGCCAGCAAATATACCGCCCGGAACCTGGAGTCCATCTTTGCCGAAGAGTTTGGTGAGCTGAAGATGAGTGAACTAGTGAAGCCGTGTCTCGTGACCACGTACGACCTGGCTGCCAAATCATCTTTCTTCTTCAGTAGCCGCGAACCGGAACACAAACAACGGGAGTTCTATGTGAAAGATGTGGCCCGTTCCACCTCTGCCGCTCCTACGTACTTTCCCTCAGCCTTGATTAAAAATCTCGTCACCGGTAAGGAGATGGTGAACATCGACGGCGGTGTGTATGCCAACAACCCGACCATGTGCGGGTACGCCGAATGCCGGAATTCCGTCTTCCCGCAGGTGACTTATCCCTCAGCCGACCAGATGCTGATACTCTCCATCGGGACGGGCGGCGGACAGGTCGATTTCCCGGCATCGGAGAAAAGCGGCAACTGGGGACTGCTCAAGTGGGCCAAATCGATGCCCGACATCATGATGGACGGCAGCTTTGATACAGTGGACTACCAGATGAAACGGTTGTTTGGCTCGCTGGCCGAAGAACATCAGTACAACTACAAACGCGTCGATGTTCCGCAGGATAAAAGAAACTATGCAAAAGATATGGCTGACGCATCGCCGGCCAATATCGAGGCACTGAAAGAGGCGGGCCAGGAAGCATTAAAGGCTGCTCAGAAAAACCATGAACAGTACAGCCTGGATAATTTCATCGACAGGCTGATGGCCAACGCGCCTGACGAAACAAACTGA
- the pta gene encoding phosphate acetyltransferase, protein MELLNQIKEQARKLNRTIVLPEGEEIRTLKATDIILKEGIAKIVLLGDPGKIAHEAEKCGAKIEGAEVINPKTSGKRDIYADMMVEIRKKKGLTKEEALEMLNDPLVYGPMMIKAGDADGEIAGAINATGDVLRPAFQFVKTMPGVSVVSGAFMMFLKDKSFGHDGVLVFADCAVMPDPDAQQLAEIAVTTAKTAKAIVGLDPKVAMLSFSTKGSAKHDLVDKVAQATKLAQSMAPDLKIDGEMQLDAALVKEVGELKAPGSEVAGQANVLVFPGLEAGNIGYKLVQRLAGAEAVGPVLQGMAAPINDLSRGCSVSDIVNMVAITANQAQ, encoded by the coding sequence ATGGAATTATTGAATCAGATTAAAGAGCAGGCCCGGAAGTTGAACCGGACAATTGTCCTGCCGGAAGGAGAGGAGATTAGAACGCTAAAAGCCACTGACATTATCCTGAAAGAAGGAATTGCCAAAATCGTGTTGTTGGGCGATCCGGGTAAGATTGCACACGAGGCGGAAAAGTGTGGCGCGAAAATCGAAGGAGCCGAAGTCATCAATCCGAAGACGAGCGGCAAACGCGATATTTATGCCGATATGATGGTGGAAATCCGGAAGAAAAAAGGTTTGACCAAGGAAGAGGCGTTGGAAATGCTGAATGATCCGTTGGTGTATGGTCCGATGATGATCAAAGCAGGCGATGCTGACGGCGAGATTGCCGGTGCTATTAACGCAACCGGCGATGTGTTGCGGCCGGCGTTTCAGTTCGTAAAAACCATGCCCGGTGTGAGTGTGGTATCCGGAGCTTTCATGATGTTTTTGAAAGACAAATCATTTGGTCACGATGGCGTGCTGGTATTTGCCGATTGTGCCGTAATGCCTGATCCGGATGCGCAACAGCTGGCTGAAATTGCGGTAACGACAGCCAAAACTGCCAAAGCCATTGTTGGATTGGACCCCAAAGTTGCCATGCTTTCATTCTCGACCAAAGGAAGTGCCAAACATGACCTGGTGGACAAAGTTGCCCAGGCAACCAAACTGGCACAGTCGATGGCACCCGACCTGAAAATTGACGGTGAGATGCAGTTGGATGCTGCCCTGGTGAAAGAGGTAGGCGAACTGAAAGCTCCGGGAAGTGAAGTGGCTGGTCAGGCCAACGTGCTGGTATTCCCGGGACTGGAAGCCGGAAACATTGGTTACAAGCTGGTGCAGCGTTTGGCTGGTGCCGAAGCGGTTGGACCGGTATTGCAGGGAATGGCTGCTCCCATCAACGATTTGTCACGCGGTTGTTCGGTAAGCGATATTGTGAACATGGTGGCCATAACTGCTAATCAGGCACAATAA